In the Malaya genurostris strain Urasoe2022 chromosome 1, Malgen_1.1, whole genome shotgun sequence genome, one interval contains:
- the LOC131438877 gene encoding DNA repair protein RAD51 homolog 1 produces MAAQKEAERSASSVTNDQDEDDYGPILIGKLEVNGITAQDIKKLAEAGFHTVEAVAFAPKKQLIAIKGISEAKADKILLEATKLVPMGFTTATDYHQKRSEIIQLTTGSKELDKLLGGGIETGSITEMFGEFRTGKTQLCHTLAVTCQLPVSQNGGEGKCLYIDTEGTFRPERLLAVAERYKLVGADVLDNVAYARAYNSDHQMQLLIQASAMMAESRYALVIVDSATALFRTDYSGRGELNARQVSLGKFLRMLLRLADEFGVAVVITNQVVAQVDASAMFTPDPKKPIGGHIIAHASTTRLYLRKGRGDTRICKIYDSPCLPESEAMYAINADGIGDVKE; encoded by the exons ATGGCAGCGCAAAAAGAAGCGGAACGCTCTGCTTCTTCTGTAACAAACGACCAAGACGAGGATGACTACGGACCGATATTGATTGGTAAACTTGAG GTAAATGGAATCACTGCACAAGACATCAAAAAACTTGCGGAGGCCGGTTTTCACACGGTCGAGGCAGTTGCATTCGCCCCGAAAAAGCAGTTAATTGCGATTAAGGGTATTTCCGAGGCCAAAGCTGATAAAATATTGTTGGAAGCAACAAAACTGGTTCCGATGGGTTTCACGACGGCAACCGATTATCATCAGAAACGCTCGGAAATCATTCAACTGACCACGGGTTCAAAAGAACTCGATAAACTGCTGGGTGGTGGAATTGAAACTGGAAGTATAACGGAAATGTTTGGGGAGTTCAGAACAG GTAAAACTCAACTCTGTCACACGCTTGCAGTCACATGCCAGCTTCCGGTTAGTCAGAATGGTGGTGAAGGGAAATGTTTATACATCGATACTGAGGGTACATTCAGACCGGAGCGTCTACTAGCCGTTGCTGAACGGTACAAACTAGTCGGGGCGGATGTGCTTGATAATGTCGCGTACGCTCGTGCCTACAATTCCGATCATCAGATGCAGCTACTGATTCAAGCGTCTGCTATGATGGCTGAATCCCGATACGCTCTGGTTATCGTTGACAGTGCCACAGCACTATTTCGAACGGATTATAGCGGCCGGGGTGAACTCAATGCCCGACAGGTTAGTTTGGGCAAATTTCTGCGAATGCTTCTCCGGTTGGCGGATGAGTTCGGCGTGGCCGTGGTCATCACCAATCAAGTGGTAGCTCAAGTTGACGCATCGGCCATGTTCACACCCGATCCCAAGAAACCGATAGGGGGACACATCATTGCACACGCCTCCACAACTCGCCTGTACCTGAGAAAGGGAAGGGGAGACACCAGAATATGCAAAATTTATGATTCGCCCTGCCTACCGGAAAGCGAAGCCATGTACGCCATCAACGCGGATGGGATTGGAGACGTGAAGGAATGA
- the LOC131438938 gene encoding U3 small nucleolar ribonucleoprotein protein IMP4, translating into MLRRQARLRREYIYRKAVESKHKLLQEKKAKIKKALEDHTPIHGDLKKDALTLQDKLKWNDEGPKRAAEIGGISGGANTADSQDDEYRYAGCEDPKIMITTSRDPSAKLKQFVKELRLIFPNAQRMNRGHFEMKQLIHACRANNVTDFIVVHEHRGVPDNLIICHLPYGPTASFNLSDVVMRHDIPDIGPMSEQKPHLIFHNFKTKLAERTMSILKYLFPVPKEDSKRIMTFANHDDFISFRHHTFKTVERELELTEVGPRFQLKLYQIKLGTIDELDAADTEWVYRPYMNTAAKRRFLSDDDGWQQDDDV; encoded by the coding sequence atgctTCGTCGCCAAGCACGACTTCGCCGGGAATACATTTATCGAAAAGCAGTCGAAAGCAAGCATAAATTATTGcaagaaaaaaaagcaaaaataaaaaaggcTCTCGAAGATCACACACCAATCCATGGAGATTTGAAGAAGGATGCTTTAACGCTGCAGGATAAACTAAAATGGAACGACGAAGGACCGAAACGAGCTGCTGAAATTGGAGGAATCAGTGGTGGAGCAAACACAGCTGATTCCCAAGACGATGAGTACCGTTATGCGGGTTGTGAAGACCCGAAAATCATGATCACCACGTCTCGTGATCCTTCTgctaaattgaaacaatttgttAAAGAGCTGAGGTTGATATTTCCTAATGCACAACGCATGAATCGTGGACACTTTGAaatgaaacaactaattcatgCGTGTCGAGCCAACAACGTAACGGATTTCATCGTAGTTCACGAGCATCGGGGTGTACCAGATAATTTAATTATATGCCATCTCCCTTATGGGCCAACCGCATCGTTTAATCTCTCTGACGTGGTTATGCGACATGATATTCCGGATATTGGCCCTATGAGCGAACAGAAGCCACATCTAATATTCCACAATTTCAAAACCAAGTTAGCAGAGAGGACAATGTCGATTCTAAAGTATCTGTTTCCAGTTCCGAAGGAAGATTCCAAACGAATTATGACCTTTGCTAATCACGACGATTTCATCAGCTTTAGGCATCATACGTTCAAAACAGTTGAGCGCGAGTTAGAACTGACGGAAGTTGGTCCTAGATTTCAGCTGAAACTCTACCAAATCAAGCTAGGTACCATAGATGAACTGGATGCAGCAGACACAGAATGGGTCTATCGACCGTATATGAACACTGCTGCTAAACGAAGGTTCCTTTCCGATGACGACGGTTGGCAGCAAGATGATGATGTTTAA